The following are from one region of the Streptomyces fradiae genome:
- the pip gene encoding prolyl aminopeptidase — protein MATATEPSPRPLFPELAPYDSGLLDVGEGHRIAWSVAGNPEGKPALIVHGGPGSGSSPNARRVFDPAVYRIVQFDQRGCGRSTPHASAPDPDDPAADLATNTTAHLVADMERLREHLGVDRWLLHGGSWGSTLILAYAEAHPERVTEIVIAAVTTTRRSETGWLYEGVGRFFPEAHERFRAGVDHAEDLLAAYAARMNHPDPAVRERAAADWCDWEDAVLSGEGQGTPYADRPDAARLAMVRICAHYFSQGAFLEEGALIRDAHRLAGIPGVLVHGRLDMGGPLISAWELVKGWPDAELYVVESAGHLGGAETRERVMAALERFAKGAPKG, from the coding sequence ATGGCCACCGCAACGGAACCCTCCCCCCGCCCCCTCTTCCCCGAGCTCGCCCCGTACGACTCCGGCCTGCTCGACGTCGGCGAGGGCCACCGCATCGCCTGGTCCGTCGCCGGCAACCCCGAAGGCAAGCCCGCGCTGATCGTGCACGGCGGCCCCGGCTCCGGCTCCTCGCCGAACGCGCGCCGGGTCTTCGACCCGGCCGTCTACCGGATCGTCCAGTTCGACCAGCGCGGCTGCGGCCGCTCCACCCCGCACGCGAGCGCCCCGGACCCCGACGACCCGGCCGCCGACCTCGCCACCAACACCACCGCCCACCTGGTCGCCGACATGGAGCGGCTGCGCGAGCACCTCGGCGTCGACCGCTGGCTGCTCCACGGCGGCTCCTGGGGATCGACCCTGATCCTGGCCTACGCCGAGGCGCACCCGGAGCGGGTCACCGAGATCGTCATCGCGGCCGTGACGACCACCCGCCGTTCCGAGACCGGCTGGCTGTACGAGGGCGTCGGCCGGTTCTTCCCCGAGGCACACGAGCGCTTCCGCGCGGGCGTCGACCACGCCGAGGACCTGCTCGCCGCCTACGCGGCCCGGATGAACCACCCGGACCCTGCCGTACGGGAGCGGGCCGCGGCCGATTGGTGCGACTGGGAGGACGCCGTCCTGTCCGGCGAGGGCCAGGGCACCCCGTACGCCGACCGGCCCGACGCCGCCCGGCTCGCCATGGTCCGGATCTGCGCGCACTACTTCTCGCAGGGTGCCTTCCTGGAGGAGGGCGCCCTGATCCGCGACGCCCACCGGCTCGCCGGCATCCCCGGGGTCCTCGTGCACGGCCGGCTCGACATGGGCGGGCCCCTGATCAGCGCCTGGGAGCTGGTCAAGGGGTGGCCGGACGCCGAGCTGTACGTGGTGGAGAGCGCCGGACACCTCGGCGGCGCCGAGACCCGTGAGCGGGTCATGGCCGCCCTCGAACGCTTCGCGAAGGGCGCGCCCAAGGGGTGA
- a CDS encoding TerD family protein yields MTKGANVGLAELSEDAGSVIVGLSWSSASGAGDADVSVLLLDGDGKVRSDADFYFYNHPAAEDGSVQLLGKTPTENGSEDRIGLDLTAVPDDVRTVVVAASQYGGARFGDLDDLRMTVSDRSGEALLGFSISDATVETAFIFGELYRRNEEWKFRAVGQGYETGLAGLATDFGIDILEDEADGDGEGDVTTEAAETGPETAEAATAVETSGPPAPSAPPAPTAPEAAPPAAPDPAAVSVPAPVPAPRRRPRTAKKKVTLPTTPKKSLAENDAWKPARLFPVPSYKSDREREVRATSVLLSVMAEVPEFGRRLTAAFGAPAGRMQTFTEVSLPHGDTPRRPDGVIRVERAGKLWTALVETKTNGNPLKAEQVQDYMDIAARRGYEAVITLSNDVALEGTPLVDVKIDGRRKHKVALRHLSWAEVAHQAQMLIRHEGVGNAAHAWLLQELLHYLQHENSGCHGFQNMGPAWVPVRNGIDAETLCQGDPQAVEVVESWERLVRQVCLRLGGELGQKVLPVQRARRGTDPMSRRAELADRLCEEGRLSAEVRMDGAQSILTVTADLRTGKIRTSVEVAAPDSGYPLSVAKRLVRVLAEAPADLHVETLVEGRNGPRGTLERLRPEPGDLLPKDGAAIIGFRLSLFKGMGASRGSTESGFIRSVDDAVDRFHGSVVAHLGQFERRATPTAASAPGTAPAARA; encoded by the coding sequence TTGACCAAGGGAGCCAATGTCGGCCTCGCCGAGCTGAGCGAGGACGCGGGATCGGTGATCGTCGGTCTGAGCTGGAGCAGCGCCTCCGGCGCCGGGGACGCGGATGTGTCCGTCCTGCTTCTGGACGGCGACGGCAAGGTCCGCAGCGACGCCGACTTCTACTTCTACAACCACCCGGCCGCCGAGGACGGCAGCGTGCAGCTGCTCGGCAAGACACCCACCGAGAACGGCAGTGAGGACCGCATCGGGCTCGACCTCACGGCCGTCCCGGACGACGTACGGACCGTGGTCGTCGCGGCGAGCCAGTACGGCGGGGCCCGCTTCGGCGACCTGGACGACCTGCGGATGACGGTCTCGGACCGCTCGGGCGAGGCGCTGCTCGGCTTCTCGATCAGCGACGCCACGGTCGAGACGGCGTTCATCTTCGGCGAGTTGTACCGGCGCAACGAGGAGTGGAAGTTCCGCGCGGTCGGACAGGGTTACGAGACGGGGCTCGCCGGCCTCGCCACCGACTTCGGCATCGACATCCTCGAGGACGAGGCGGACGGCGACGGAGAGGGCGACGTCACAACCGAGGCGGCGGAGACGGGGCCGGAGACGGCGGAGGCCGCCACGGCAGTGGAAACCTCCGGACCGCCCGCACCCTCGGCACCCCCCGCGCCGACCGCGCCCGAAGCCGCACCGCCCGCCGCACCCGACCCCGCTGCCGTATCCGTCCCCGCCCCCGTCCCCGCCCCGCGCCGGCGCCCCCGCACCGCGAAGAAGAAGGTCACCCTCCCCACCACCCCCAAGAAGTCCCTCGCGGAGAACGACGCGTGGAAGCCCGCCCGGCTCTTCCCCGTCCCCTCCTACAAGAGCGACCGGGAGCGGGAGGTACGGGCGACCTCCGTGCTGCTGTCGGTGATGGCGGAGGTGCCGGAGTTCGGGCGGCGGCTCACCGCCGCGTTCGGCGCACCGGCGGGGCGGATGCAGACGTTCACGGAGGTCTCGCTCCCGCACGGGGACACCCCCAGGCGCCCGGACGGCGTGATCCGGGTGGAGCGGGCGGGCAAGCTGTGGACGGCGCTCGTCGAGACGAAGACGAACGGCAATCCGCTCAAGGCCGAGCAGGTCCAGGACTACATGGACATCGCGGCCCGGCGCGGCTACGAGGCCGTGATCACCCTCTCCAACGACGTGGCCCTGGAGGGCACCCCGCTCGTCGACGTCAAGATCGACGGCCGGCGCAAGCACAAGGTGGCGCTCCGGCATCTCTCCTGGGCCGAGGTCGCCCACCAGGCGCAGATGCTGATCCGGCACGAGGGCGTCGGCAACGCGGCACACGCCTGGCTGCTGCAGGAGCTGCTCCACTACCTCCAGCACGAGAACTCGGGCTGCCACGGCTTCCAGAACATGGGCCCCGCCTGGGTCCCCGTTCGCAACGGCATCGACGCCGAGACGCTCTGCCAGGGCGACCCGCAGGCCGTGGAGGTCGTGGAGAGCTGGGAGCGCCTCGTACGCCAGGTGTGTCTGCGGCTCGGCGGCGAGCTCGGGCAGAAGGTGCTGCCCGTGCAGCGGGCCCGGCGGGGCACCGACCCGATGTCGCGGCGCGCGGAGCTCGCGGACCGGCTGTGCGAGGAGGGCCGGCTGAGCGCGGAGGTGCGGATGGACGGCGCGCAGAGCATCCTCACCGTCACCGCCGACCTGCGCACGGGCAAGATTCGCACGTCCGTGGAGGTCGCCGCCCCGGACAGCGGCTATCCGCTGTCCGTCGCCAAGCGGCTCGTCCGGGTCCTGGCCGAGGCTCCGGCGGACCTGCACGTGGAGACCCTGGTGGAGGGCCGGAACGGGCCGCGCGGCACCCTGGAGCGGCTCCGGCCGGAGCCCGGTGACCTGCTGCCGAAGGACGGGGCGGCGATCATCGGATTCCGGCTGTCTCTGTTCAAGGGCATGGGCGCCAGCCGGGGCAGTACGGAGTCCGGGTTCATCCGCAGCGTGGACGACGCCGTGGACCGGTTCCACGGCTCCGTGGTCGCCCATCTCGGCCAGTTCGAGCGCCGCGCCACGCCCACGGCCGCGTCCGCACCCGGGACCGCGCCCGCCGCCCGGGCCTGA
- a CDS encoding rhodanese-like domain-containing protein: MFFVDTVEVPGLGNRSYLAGGRTAAVVIDPPRDIDRVIAAAAQRGVRISHVVETHVHNDYVSGGHELARITGAAYVVPAAAPVSYERLAVTDGDVLPVDAGIALRAVATPGHTPHHTAYVLEEGGEAVAVFTGGSLLIGTVGRPDLVEPRLTAALARAQHASAHRLAAELPDRTAVLPTHGFGSLCAAGAVPTDASGEPTTIGEQAAVNEALVKDVDTFVADLLAGLDDIPAYYAHMGPLNSGGATPVDLTPPAVADADEIAARLAAGEWVVDLRSRVAFAAGHVAGSYNIEAGEGPGGQLALLLAWLIPWGKPVTLLAESPEQLAKAQRELVRVGIDRPAAAATGTPEEWVRDGERPATLARAVFADLVELPASAILLDVRRATERASAGYVEGSRHIPLHELRSRIREIPLGVPVWVHCAGGLRASLAASLLASAGHEVVAIDDSFDNAPFVNTPAADRC, encoded by the coding sequence GTGTTCTTCGTGGACACCGTCGAAGTGCCGGGTCTCGGCAATCGCAGCTATCTCGCGGGCGGCCGGACGGCCGCGGTCGTGATCGACCCTCCGCGCGACATCGACCGGGTGATCGCCGCCGCCGCGCAGCGCGGTGTGCGGATCTCCCATGTGGTCGAGACCCATGTGCACAACGACTATGTGAGCGGCGGCCACGAGCTCGCCCGGATCACCGGAGCCGCGTACGTCGTCCCGGCCGCCGCGCCCGTCTCGTACGAGCGGCTGGCCGTGACCGACGGGGACGTCCTCCCCGTCGACGCGGGGATCGCGCTGCGGGCCGTGGCGACCCCCGGGCACACGCCGCACCACACCGCGTACGTCCTTGAGGAGGGCGGCGAGGCCGTGGCCGTGTTCACCGGCGGCTCGCTGCTCATCGGCACCGTCGGCCGGCCCGACCTGGTCGAGCCGCGGCTCACCGCCGCCCTGGCCCGGGCCCAGCACGCCTCCGCGCACCGGCTCGCCGCCGAGCTGCCGGACCGTACCGCCGTCCTGCCCACCCACGGCTTCGGCAGCCTGTGCGCCGCGGGCGCCGTGCCCACCGATGCTTCCGGTGAGCCGACCACGATCGGGGAGCAGGCCGCCGTCAACGAGGCCCTCGTCAAGGACGTCGACACCTTCGTCGCCGACCTGCTCGCCGGGCTCGACGACATCCCCGCGTACTACGCCCACATGGGCCCGCTCAACAGTGGCGGCGCCACGCCCGTCGACCTCACCCCGCCGGCCGTCGCCGACGCCGACGAGATCGCCGCGCGGCTGGCCGCCGGCGAGTGGGTGGTCGACCTGCGGAGCCGGGTCGCGTTCGCCGCGGGGCACGTGGCCGGCTCGTACAACATCGAGGCGGGCGAGGGCCCCGGCGGTCAGCTCGCCCTGCTCCTCGCCTGGCTGATCCCCTGGGGCAAGCCGGTCACCCTGCTCGCCGAGTCGCCCGAGCAGCTCGCCAAGGCGCAGCGCGAGCTGGTCCGGGTCGGCATCGACCGGCCGGCCGCCGCCGCGACCGGGACGCCGGAGGAGTGGGTACGGGACGGGGAGCGGCCGGCGACGCTGGCCCGAGCCGTCTTTGCCGACCTGGTCGAACTCCCTGCGAGCGCGATCCTGTTGGATGTGCGCCGGGCCACCGAGCGGGCCTCCGCCGGGTACGTCGAGGGCTCCCGGCACATCCCGCTGCACGAACTGCGCTCCCGCATACGGGAGATACCGCTCGGCGTGCCGGTGTGGGTGCACTGCGCGGGCGGTCTGCGTGCCTCGCTCGCCGCCTCCCTGCTCGCCTCGGCCGGTCACGAGGTCGTCGCGATCGACGACTCCTTCGACAACGCGCCGTTCGTGAACACGCCTGCCGCCGACCGATGTTGA
- a CDS encoding HhH-GPD-type base excision DNA repair protein: MSPVSPKSPVIHLAQQPDADALLARSPLAALVGMLLDQQVPMEWAFSGPYTIATRMGHDDLDAHEIAARDPEAFAALLSEKPAVHRYPGSMAKRIQQLCRFLVDEYGGDAEAVWRDAASGKELLARLEALPGFGRQKAQIFLALLGKQYGVGPKGWREAAGPYGEKDCYRSAADITGPESLAKVRAHKQEMKAAAKAVKAAKTPKSAENKGN; encoded by the coding sequence ATGAGCCCCGTGAGCCCCAAGAGCCCCGTGATCCACCTCGCCCAGCAGCCCGACGCCGACGCGCTCCTTGCCCGCTCCCCGCTCGCCGCGCTGGTCGGCATGCTCCTCGACCAGCAGGTGCCCATGGAGTGGGCGTTCTCCGGCCCGTACACGATCGCCACCCGCATGGGCCACGACGACCTCGACGCGCACGAGATCGCCGCCCGCGACCCGGAGGCCTTCGCCGCCCTGCTCTCCGAGAAACCGGCCGTGCACCGCTACCCCGGCTCCATGGCCAAGCGGATCCAGCAGCTGTGCCGCTTCCTCGTCGACGAGTACGGCGGCGACGCGGAGGCGGTCTGGCGGGACGCGGCGAGCGGCAAGGAGCTGCTCGCCCGCCTGGAGGCGCTGCCCGGCTTCGGCAGGCAGAAGGCGCAGATCTTCCTGGCACTGCTCGGCAAGCAGTACGGGGTCGGGCCGAAGGGCTGGCGGGAGGCGGCGGGCCCGTACGGCGAGAAGGACTGCTACCGCTCGGCCGCCGACATCACCGGCCCGGAGTCCCTGGCGAAGGTGCGCGCCCACAAGCAGGAGATGAAGGCCGCCGCCAAGGCCGTCAAGGCGGCCAAGACTCCCAAATCTGCGGAGAACAAGGGGAATTGA
- a CDS encoding rhodanese-like domain-containing protein codes for MPTPTPASLDADQTRARLAELTVVDVRTPGEYAGGHVPGALNVPLDRLDRAVPALKEAAARGELVIVCQSGNRSRTACDRLAAHGIPATNLTGGTSGWAARGHALAHPAGPAPTRTPWAMDRQVRLTAGTLVLLGLLLGLLLHPAFQLLSAAIAAGLVFSALTNTCGLAALLAKLPHNRTTSCAVDLDTTLARLRQG; via the coding sequence ATGCCGACCCCCACTCCCGCTTCCCTCGACGCCGACCAGACCCGGGCCCGGCTCGCCGAGCTCACCGTCGTCGACGTCCGCACCCCCGGCGAATACGCGGGCGGCCACGTCCCCGGCGCCCTCAACGTGCCCCTCGACCGGCTCGACCGTGCCGTCCCCGCCCTCAAGGAGGCGGCGGCCCGCGGCGAGCTCGTGATCGTCTGCCAGTCCGGCAACCGCTCCCGCACCGCCTGCGACCGCCTCGCCGCCCACGGCATCCCGGCCACCAACCTGACCGGCGGCACCTCCGGCTGGGCCGCCCGCGGCCACGCCCTCGCCCACCCGGCCGGCCCCGCCCCGACCCGTACCCCCTGGGCCATGGACCGCCAGGTCCGCCTCACCGCCGGCACCCTGGTCCTCCTGGGCCTCCTCCTCGGCCTCCTCCTCCACCCCGCCTTCCAGCTCCTCTCGGCGGCGATCGCGGCCGGCCTGGTCTTCTCGGCCCTCACCAACACCTGCGGCCTCGCCGCCCTCCTCGCCAAACTCCCCCACAACCGCACGACCTCCTGCGCCGTGGACCTGGACACGACCCTGGCCCGGCTCCGGCAGGGCTGA
- a CDS encoding metal-sensitive transcriptional regulator — MELDLAGAELKAVLNRLRRAQGQISGVIRMIEEGRDCEEVVTQLAAASRALDRAGFAIIATGLQQCLTDMEKGQKNGEDPEQMRARLEKLFLSLA; from the coding sequence GTGGAACTGGATCTCGCGGGCGCCGAGCTGAAGGCCGTGCTGAACCGGCTGCGCCGGGCGCAGGGACAGATCTCCGGGGTGATCCGGATGATCGAGGAAGGCCGCGACTGCGAGGAGGTCGTGACCCAGCTGGCTGCCGCGTCACGGGCGCTCGACCGGGCCGGGTTCGCGATCATCGCGACCGGGCTCCAGCAGTGCCTGACGGACATGGAGAAGGGGCAGAAGAACGGCGAGGACCCCGAGCAGATGCGGGCCCGCCTGGAGAAGCTCTTCCTCTCCCTGGCCTGA
- a CDS encoding RBBP9/YdeN family alpha/beta hydrolase — protein sequence MSRVRNTYLVLHGFQNHRPPGHWQHWLAGALAERGHEVRYPQLPEPDAPLLADWLAALEEHGKRPAGEGETEGEFVVLAHSLGVLLWLRAVAAGRAPEADRVLLVAPPSPQVTAAIPEIAEFADGLDLDAVRTLTPPVVPTRLVYGDGDPYCPEGADAPYGIPLGLDLDHVPGGGHLNPDHGYGAWPDVLSWCENPAVRVRGNQ from the coding sequence ATGAGCAGAGTCAGGAACACCTACCTCGTCCTCCACGGCTTCCAGAACCACCGCCCGCCCGGCCACTGGCAGCACTGGCTGGCCGGCGCCCTCGCCGAGCGCGGGCACGAGGTGCGGTACCCGCAGCTGCCCGAGCCCGACGCGCCGCTCCTCGCGGACTGGCTGGCGGCCCTGGAGGAGCACGGCAAGCGGCCAGCGGGTGAGGGCGAGACCGAGGGCGAGTTCGTCGTGCTCGCGCACAGCCTCGGCGTCCTGCTGTGGCTGCGCGCCGTCGCCGCCGGACGGGCGCCCGAGGCCGACCGGGTGCTGCTCGTCGCGCCCCCGTCGCCGCAGGTCACCGCCGCCATCCCGGAGATCGCCGAGTTCGCGGACGGCCTCGACCTCGATGCCGTACGCACCCTGACCCCGCCCGTGGTGCCGACCCGGCTCGTGTACGGCGACGGCGACCCGTACTGCCCCGAGGGCGCCGACGCCCCCTACGGGATTCCCCTGGGACTCGACCTCGACCACGTACCGGGCGGCGGGCACCTCAACCCCGACCACGGGTACGGCGCGTGGCCGGATGTCCTCTCCTGGTGCGAAAACCCGGCGGTACGGGTGCGCGGCAACCAGTAG
- a CDS encoding TetR/AcrR family transcriptional regulator has product MSMTRRQPADGSAAPLLNLLPSIGGPAPERADAARNRRKILDAAARIVAEQGPECVTMNQVAHASGIGVGTVYRRFGDVSQLLWALLDDRERQFQEAYLGGPPPLGPGAPAAERLDAFLDALVDRVVEQRAILLAAQSAAPVARYTSGAYLAMHTHVALLVSQARPDTNAALLAHLLLAPFSPSLMHHLSEEQQLSAAELKAGIRQLLSLRVPGGEPAAAPPSSP; this is encoded by the coding sequence ATGAGCATGACGAGACGGCAGCCCGCGGACGGCAGTGCCGCACCCCTGCTCAACCTGCTGCCGAGCATCGGCGGACCCGCGCCCGAGCGGGCCGACGCCGCCCGCAACCGGCGCAAGATCCTCGACGCCGCCGCCCGGATCGTCGCCGAGCAGGGCCCCGAGTGCGTCACGATGAACCAGGTCGCCCACGCCAGCGGCATCGGCGTCGGCACCGTCTACCGGCGCTTCGGCGACGTCTCCCAGCTGCTGTGGGCGCTGCTCGACGACCGCGAGCGGCAGTTCCAGGAGGCGTATCTGGGCGGCCCGCCGCCGCTCGGCCCCGGCGCGCCCGCCGCCGAACGCCTCGACGCCTTCCTCGACGCCCTGGTCGACCGAGTGGTCGAGCAGCGCGCGATCCTGCTCGCCGCGCAGAGCGCCGCCCCTGTCGCCCGCTACACCAGCGGCGCCTACCTGGCGATGCACACCCACGTCGCCCTGCTGGTGTCCCAGGCCCGGCCCGACACCAACGCCGCCCTCCTCGCGCACCTCCTCCTCGCGCCCTTCTCGCCGAGCCTGATGCACCACCTGTCGGAGGAGCAGCAGCTCTCGGCCGCCGAACTGAAGGCGGGGATACGGCAGTTGCTCAGCCTCCGCGTACCCGGTGGCGAGCCGGCGGCGGCTCCCCCGTCCAGCCCCTGA
- a CDS encoding sulfite exporter TauE/SafE family protein produces the protein MLTALTALAAGAVVGLALGALGGGGSVLAVPALIYLLGFSPGAAATASLVIVLGTAATALYGHARDGQVRWRTGALFAAAGLVPAALGGLLSARLPDWLLTLGFAGVAGIAAVRMVRRAPAPASGSASAGESGVRRSGPAVAGAGAGLGAVTGVLGVGGGFLTVPALVQVVGLRMRPAVGTSLLVVAVNALVALLARAGGSVPVDWAVVAPFTGAAVLAAWDGRRLASRIPADTLRRVFGAVLLVVAALMLLDAAV, from the coding sequence ATGTTGACCGCCCTGACGGCGCTGGCCGCCGGGGCGGTGGTCGGGCTCGCGCTCGGTGCGCTGGGTGGCGGCGGCAGCGTGCTCGCCGTACCGGCCCTGATCTATCTGCTGGGCTTCAGCCCGGGCGCGGCCGCGACCGCCAGCCTGGTGATCGTGCTCGGCACGGCCGCCACCGCGCTGTACGGGCACGCCCGCGACGGCCAGGTCCGCTGGCGTACGGGAGCGCTGTTCGCCGCGGCCGGCCTGGTGCCGGCGGCACTGGGCGGACTGCTCTCGGCGCGGCTGCCGGACTGGCTGCTCACCCTCGGCTTCGCGGGGGTGGCGGGGATCGCGGCGGTACGGATGGTCCGCCGGGCCCCGGCCCCGGCCTCGGGCTCGGCCTCGGCCGGGGAGTCGGGCGTACGCCGCTCGGGCCCGGCGGTCGCGGGTGCGGGCGCCGGGCTCGGCGCCGTCACCGGGGTGCTCGGCGTGGGCGGCGGCTTCCTGACCGTACCGGCGCTCGTGCAGGTCGTCGGCCTGCGGATGCGTCCGGCGGTCGGGACCAGCCTGCTGGTCGTCGCGGTCAACGCGCTGGTCGCGCTGCTCGCCCGCGCGGGCGGCTCGGTGCCGGTGGACTGGGCGGTCGTCGCCCCGTTCACGGGCGCGGCGGTCCTGGCGGCCTGGGACGGCCGGCGGCTCGCCTCCCGGATCCCGGCGGACACGCTGCGCCGGGTGTTCGGGGCGGTGCTGCTGGTGGTCGCGGCGCTGATGCTGCTGGATGCGGCGGTGTAG